AGTCGGAACACTCTATAATTCTACATGAAAGTATAAAAGAACTGGGAGCATCATGTAACTCGCCAGTCGCGGACGTGGAAGCAAAGATCTCGGGTTCAAACGTTGTTCTAAGGACCGTATCACGTAGAATTCCTGGGCAAGTTGTGAAGATAATAAGTTTGTTGGAAAATCTTTCTCTTGAGATCCTGCATCTGAATATCAGCAGCATGGAGGACACTGTCCTTTACTCCTTTGTTATTAAGGTATATCATTTATTTTATGCGCTgctcactggaagcagtctctctattcctacagggtAGAGGCAAGGTCGTCTACAttttaccctcctcagaccctaccttaactttgctattggtgggatttactgagtatgatgatgatgatttatgcCCTATTACTATAGTTGCTATGATTATTGAAAATTATAAGCAAGGGCTTTAGGTAATAAAAATTTGTGAAACTACATTAagagaataataaaataattacaaGTGTTTTTGTAATTAAACATGAGTGAAAGATGCTAAGATATTAATGTTGTTTGGAAGCCTGTTTTATAAAGATTATTTTACATCATTTTATTACCTCAACAATGTGAAATAGGGGCAGGTGTTTTATAAACATTTACTACGTTTTCTTTTAACATCATTACAATACCAAAACAACAAATTAAAAACAAACGGTAGGTaaacgagcaacaaactgcgccgcaaGTCCGCAACCCCCTTTTGAATTGCAAAACCGATCAAACCAAAGACAAAGCGACTTAAGGGTCGAGAAATTACCATTCACGACCCGCTGGGTGTTTGCCACTTGTATGTcttagactagtgggtatgggggccggctgaggcccggctaggaccggcgccggtcccccacaccgccccccataGGGTCGGCTCGGCAACATCGGCTCCCCACAGACGGACTTGCCGtgcctctctcctctctcctaacacacacacatctatacatacatacatacatacatatatatatataaaggggttcatcccccacccccttaggtccatcccctccaagccgagcctacgtggcgctgacgtggtggcccatccccttggggatgaggctctccatacccactagtcttagtgtgtaaaatatatatatttatctatgTCGATCATATTTGAGTTGATTGATCTATAATGAATTAATGATCTTGTCAATACTAACACTTGGTCAATGGATATGTGCAGATAGGACTAGAGTGTCAACTTAGTGTTGAAGAACTTGCAATTGAAGTGCAGAAGAGCTTCTCTTAATTAATCACAATTAGTTCCATCTATATATGTAAGCTTGTTGGAGATTGGACTTAAATCATAAGTGCTAAATAACACAAGTGTCATATATATGTGTTTTGCTTCTTAGATCGATAGATATATAGCTATTAATTAATTGCAGCCGATAATATATATGTTTCCTTTGGTAATTTTCTACAAGTTTGTATTCTCAAAAGACTTATATAACTTTTGCAGTCTATATACGTTTGTGCATGAAATACCAATGAAGATTTATTGATTTCACGTAGATATATTGAAAAACTGATGGCATTTATAATTTAATATATAGAATGCCAATTTAAATGCAAGTTATTGTCCAATCATTGGCCACGAACATTACAAGGAAATGaggaaaaaaaaagattttttttttcaatagaTATCTTGACTCTAGTAGATTTTTCTTTGAAAAGTAAACTTCATTAACACGCATCACCGATCCAAACGGGTAAAAGgccaaacaacaaacaaaccccCGACCTAAACGGGCAAAGGGCAGACAAAACCTTAATTGTTACGATTGAAAATAATGTAAAGTGTTGCTACCAAAATCCATGTAGTTGATCAGGGATTGTAGTAACACCAAGATGAGCGGTACTTCGAAAGTCGAAACGAAACCAATCTATCCATGAAAAGGCCAGACACAAAAATATCTCTCATGGAACCAAAGATGATAGGTTAAAAGTTTAAGAAAATGTCTAATTGTTCTCCTTTCAACTTCACATACTCGGAACATGTCTTAAATATCTTTGTGAAATAGTTGGTGGTTCTTTTTTTAAGTATGTGATTCAAAAAATACAGTCATAGGATCTAAAATATATAAGTAAAAGAACTCTATCTAAATAAAGTATGCTTAATAGAAAAGTTTTCATACATTGTAAAGTCACAAGAAACACATGCAATTAGttcaaagaattttttttttttttttttttctgaggcCCAGAAACGCAGTTCCCATCCCAAAAATAAATTGTGCATTGCCCTTGTTATACGATCAAAAATAATATCAAGAAAAAAAGGGAAATGCACGTAAAGTAAAGGAATAAAACATGGTTCCCTATCCACACTTAAATtgtacattgccctcaatgtacgCAAAAAAGTAGACCTAGCAAACGGTTGGGTCGGGTCATGAGTCAAAAcaggttcgggtcaaaacaggttcgggtcaattaaaaaaagggttgttttggttcgggtcgaaacgggttcgggtcagaacgggtttcgggtcggttaaaaaatgtttaaaaaaagtgattgtacatcaaggggcaattttgtcGGGTTAAAACGGGTCCAGGTTGGTAACCTTCGAATAATGTACCTACTTGGTCTAAAAAAACACAGCCTTAATGCATCACCATCTCTGTTAACCTTAAAGCAGGTCTGCATGTATTAGTTGTAAGTTTCTGTGAGATAACTAAGTATAAACGTAACTGTTGGTAGCAGATTATACATATCAGCAAGAAAATCCAAGTGGGTCACccaaacggtactggtcgaaacggtacgagtcgaaacggttcgattcgaaacggtacttgtcgaaacagtactggtcgaaacggtgcAGGTCGAAACatttcgcgtcgaaacggttcgcgtcgaaacggtatgggtcgaaacggtacgaaacTCGTCCTGACCCGAAACTCGTCTCGTGCGGAAACTCGTGTCGGCCTAAAACCCGTTGCGATCCGAAACCCGTCCCGTGCAGAAACCCGTGCCAGCCCGAAACCTGACCCGAACCGACCCTGTTCCGATCCAAAACTTGCGTCGTGCCGAAACCTGTCTCGGCCCGAAACTCAATTTGAACTGAACCCATGCCGATCCGAAACCTGCCTCAtttctttaagacactaacccacatcgactcatttctttaatgttgtcgacccgctttgacccgTAAATAACAACATGGAATTTCATGTAACCCgtttagttaaaatatcttacccaataactcatataattttaaaagcaatTAAAACTGACCTACTTAGAAGgttttgggtcaagattgcccccactactaagactatggggtatggggcttgggttgggggaaaacgcccaagccaccaccccgggtgggcttaggttggggcgtggcccttggggcttgggtttcaagccgggcatGGGGCAGGGGTGACATGCTAGCTGGCTTGCTCCTATTCGCTGACCCCGCCATGTCATAGCGACCATTTgaaagtttgaattttaaattcaaaccgTTTGGCATATCCCAATCCGCCACCCGGGTCTCCCAACAACCCTTATAAATGTAACCCCCAACCcactggtccccccatcccacgaacccgcTACCCCACCGGCTACCCACTTCTCACGAACCCGCTACCCCACCGAAGAACATGGAATCTTGGACTCACGAGGAAGAATTGGCTCTCGTCACAAGCgtcgttgacgctatgaagggCCGGCAACcgggccaaacaaaatattggCTAGAAGCATTCGCAAcctaccgacataacgtcggtaacgaccgccacaacctcaacaCGTGCCAACACAAATGGagcgagctacggcccaagctcgatcgtttcaaggcttactacgaagccgttTCGAGcggcgagttaagccacgaggaccgggtggcggtggcaaacatagagtttcgaggcaaggagcgaagggcgttcgacaagatcgccctttttgaaatttatctaacgctctaggtttgttattttgtaatttttagaaattatgtaatttttaggattatgtattttttaaaattttaatgaagttgtaggtttttttttataaatgttgtgtgaattttataaattttttgtaattttattttaataatctgccacgcggtgcacccaacccaagcccaatcCACGCCCCGTCATACCCCGCAGACACGTCACTAGACGGTGGGAGGCTctcattccacgtgtcaacaaatgccccaaccaAAACTCAACCATGCCCCTCGGTCTAAAAACCAACATAGAGCAAACAAAATGCAAAATATAAAGTGAATCATAGAACGAGACTACCCTGGGGTATTATTGCAGCCACGTGTGTTGCTAACTTCCATAAGCAGTATGATTCTTGTGATCTAGATGTGTTCTAAAGATATTTAGaacatggggtatggtggggtttGGATTGAGTTTCGGTTAGGGCATTTGtcgacacgtggaatgggagcccctCACCGTCTGGTTACGTGTCcccggggtatggcggggcgtgggttgggctttGGTTGGATGTGGCagattgttaaaaaaaaataatacaaaaaagcAAGCCAATAAGAGCAAGCCAGCTAGCATGTCCTCTCGTCctacgcccggcttgaaagccaagccccaagggccacgccccaaccaaAGCCCACCCGAGGTGATGCCTTGgacgttttcccccaacccacacCCAAACCCCCGTtccataccccatggccttacTAAAGGCAGACCAAGAAAACTAAAACtcattttagtaaaaaaaaaaaaaataaataaataaataaaagaaattaaaacaaaCATCGGGTTGCTTCCCAAAAGCGCTAATTTTATAGACGAGTCAGCAGGACTCATGCCCAAAAAACAAATTCTTCTTTTGGGGCAAAGGGAATTTCCTCAATCATGTCACTTTTCCCTTATGTGTTTTCCATAAGTCTCGTTTAGTCTAGTTCGATCTGTCTCCCGTCAGTTAGAAATGTTTAACTCTCGAACTAAACATAGTTTTGAAATTTTAAACTCGCATGACCACCAACATTTCTATTACAAATAAAGTTATACACGAACAAATTATTGTTTTACTAAATCGAAACCGATACCGGGCACACAACATTGATACGCGTACggatattcgtttttatggtgtCCGGTTTCGATACATTTCTTCAGTATTTTTGTACCACCGGTACCGGACCAATATTATACTGCTATTATCAGAACCAATTTCACGAACTGTAACAAACCAAAAGGATACCAATAAAAAAAATATCATTACAGGTATTGCTAATtatttttttgacttttttccGATGTAAAACATGTGTAGATATGTTTGAGGAGACAACTTTTACGGTTTTGTGTAATTAAAtctaagagtaaattacaagttttgtcatttatgtttagaccatgtgtagtggttaaacaaaataatgcccccaccatggggcattattcgacacgtggcagtccagttagcatggggcgttattgcaaaagtggcgtagtgagaataatgcctaataatgccccttccaatcatcaaacaaaaaaaaaaaaaagcaaacagTTGCTCTTTGGCTAGTCAAACCTTGGACCATTCCCATTATCCACATTCAAATTCCATTTGACCCACTTCAGCGTTTTATTTAAAACGCCTACATgcaattttttcaaaaataatgccaAATAACGCCTGCCgtaatggggggggggggcgtttcggggagtttttttttaaattttttttaaaataccgccccactacgggtggtcttagaccatgtgtagtggtacacATGAATAAAGCCCCTACCTATGTGTATTTtacgacacgtgtcatcccagtcagcaaaggggcatGATGGACGTTTTTCACAAATGGGCGTAGTgggataatgcccaataatgccccatcaaTGATTACCTAATTagtattttcttgttttttttttaatttaaatataaAGGTATTTGAGTTGGAATTACATGATTGGCCAAGTAAGGTGAAGAAAGGCGTGGTTTGAAACATGCCTggaagcttttttttttttttttaaagaaaacaccCAAAAACGCCCCGGGGGCGGGGCTACGGCGTGATGGGGCGTGTTTGAGcaagaattttgaaaataaacGCCCGATTACGGGTGGTCTTACATCAAATTGCAGACGTTGTTCTTTAGCGTAAAAGTTAAAAAGTTTTGTACTTCATGTTCCAAAAtcatgcacgttatgtccttgccaaacccagttagattttttagttaaatctggtcatgtgccttgcacatgagggcattgttGTCATTTCATCTCTTCAGGGACTATTGTGTAAAACAACTTATGTTTATGGACTAGTTTGTAATAAACTGAAAATTCAAACAAATAtaacaaaacttgtcaacttttcCAAATCGCTGGTGTAAAAATAATTTACTCTAAATCTAAAATAATATGATTGTGTATGTAACCCGACCCGCTCACAGGCTACCGCTGTGACCTAGTTCTTCTTCCCACCACATCTTTCAAATTCAATCAACTGCCGAAATTCGATGGCCATTCTGGAGTTTTGATTTAAACCCTAACAACCGATTCAAGCCCTAGGCCAGAAGtatcaattccttcatctccgatCTGTTTCTGAATAAGCGAATAAGGTAACGTATTTCCGACACTCTGTATTAATATCATATACACTCGCCGTGTCGTGAAACAAAGCTATTGATATCTGTATGTAGTTTTGATTTTTTAATATAACTTGAAATTATGAAAACATAATACGTATAGAATATTGTCTGTTTAGTTAATTAGTTGTAACAATTTATTTGAGAATGATAGGCAATGCAATTATAAAGCTTTCACTTTGTAACTCAACTTTCAGTATGTGCTAATTTATGTTTAGGAATTTAAGTTATAAAAGCACCATATGATTTGAGAGTTTTATACAAGAAACATAATAGGTCTGTAGTTAGTTAgctagttagttagttagttggttagttagttagttacCTTTGAACATAAGTTGATTGTTTACCAGTAATTGTTGAATGCGTTCAAAATGTCGTCTTGTGTATATCATCTGATTGTAATCATTTTGAaaatcatagttattaaaggcgctaggcgcacttaaggcgcataggcctcgcctagggcctaggcgcaaagcgcaaaattAGCGCACGTCTGAGAAAAATAAAGCGCataatgaaataaaataaaaaaaatatattgtgTATTAGAAAAAGTAAAACTATTCttcaaacaaaataaacaaaatctattatataacattttatatcatctatttagtaccaaagttctaaaatattagtgtagaaaagtagttttccttgGATAAAAGTAGAAATTTGGCTAAAATCTTGTCGGAATTTAGAGAATCTAGCCTGAATCTCTCTGGAATCTTGGAATCTCGCCAGAATGTGTGCTtgaaccatcacctggagaattaaagcACAATTTCTTCAACTTAAACCGCAACTGcctcgcctcgcctgaaaaaagggcctaggcgcaagatgcgatggcttttaacaactatgttGAAAATATCCTGCTACCATGTAATTCATTAAGCAAGGTTTAAAGGGGGAATTTGAATTTATTTTTCATGGTTATGGCATGGAGTGATCGATAATCCGCGCAAAATCTCCAGGTTGAGCCACTGAGATTACAAGCTGCGTTATTCAACAACCAACGTGAAACTTTTATTATGACTTGACGTATTTTGATCACCACCCTCCAAACCTTACCTTTGTTTTTCTTTAGTTTGTGTT
The sequence above is drawn from the Helianthus annuus cultivar XRQ/B chromosome 12, HanXRQr2.0-SUNRISE, whole genome shotgun sequence genome and encodes:
- the LOC110896489 gene encoding transcription factor MUTE; its protein translation is MSHIAVERNRRRQMNDHLKVLRSMTPCFYIKRGDQASIIGGVIEFIKEMQLVLELLESKKRRRSISPSPGPSPKPVLGPSTPQSEHSIILHESIKELGASCNSPVADVEAKISGSNVVLRTVSRRIPGQVVKIISLLENLSLEILHLNISSMEDTVLYSFVIKIGLECQLSVEELAIEVQKSFS